In the Chlorobium limicola DSM 245 genome, one interval contains:
- a CDS encoding TRC40/GET3/ArsA family transport-energizing ATPase — protein sequence MRILTFTGKGGVGKTSVSAATAVRLSELGHRTLVLSTDPAHSLSDSFNLALGAEPTKIKENLHAIEVNPYVDLKQNWQSVQKYYTRIFMAQGVSGVMADEMTILPGMEELFSLLRIKRYKTAGLYDALVLDTAPTGETLRLLSLPDTLSWGMKAVKNVNKYIVRPLSKPLSKMSDRIAYYIPPEDAIESVDQVFDELEDIREILTDNVKSTVRLVMNAEKMSIKETMRALTYLNLYGFKVDMVLVNRLLDTNENSGYLEKWKGIQQKYLGEIEEGFSPLPVKKLKMYEQEIVGLKALEMFARDMYGDTDPADLMYNEPPIKFVRNGDIYEVQLKLMFANPVDIDVWVTGDELYVQIGNQRKIITLPISLTGLEPGDAVFKDKWLHIPFDLNHQGKHQNQKEFNKV from the coding sequence ATGCGTATTTTAACATTTACAGGTAAAGGCGGAGTGGGTAAAACCAGCGTGTCAGCTGCAACCGCTGTCCGTTTATCCGAGTTGGGCCATCGCACCCTTGTTCTTTCAACCGATCCGGCTCACAGTCTGTCGGATTCATTCAATCTCGCTCTCGGTGCCGAACCAACCAAAATCAAGGAGAACCTGCATGCCATCGAGGTTAATCCTTATGTTGATCTGAAGCAGAACTGGCAGTCAGTTCAGAAATACTATACGAGAATTTTTATGGCTCAGGGCGTTTCAGGCGTCATGGCCGATGAGATGACCATTCTTCCCGGCATGGAAGAACTGTTTTCTCTCCTGCGAATCAAACGGTATAAAACCGCCGGACTGTACGATGCGCTTGTACTCGATACCGCTCCGACCGGTGAGACCCTTCGCCTTCTCTCTCTGCCCGATACGCTTTCGTGGGGCATGAAAGCCGTTAAAAATGTCAATAAATATATAGTCAGGCCGCTCAGCAAACCGCTGTCGAAAATGTCCGACAGGATTGCTTACTACATTCCACCCGAAGACGCTATCGAATCGGTCGATCAGGTGTTCGACGAACTTGAGGATATTCGGGAAATTCTTACCGATAATGTTAAATCGACCGTTCGGCTTGTCATGAACGCCGAGAAAATGTCGATCAAGGAGACCATGAGGGCTCTCACCTATCTGAACCTTTACGGCTTCAAGGTCGATATGGTTTTGGTGAACAGGCTGCTCGATACCAACGAAAACAGCGGATACCTTGAAAAATGGAAGGGTATCCAGCAGAAATATCTTGGTGAAATAGAAGAAGGGTTTTCTCCGCTTCCGGTCAAGAAACTGAAAATGTACGAGCAGGAAATCGTCGGGTTGAAGGCTCTGGAAATGTTTGCCCGCGATATGTACGGAGATACCGATCCCGCAGATCTCATGTACAACGAGCCGCCGATCAAATTTGTTCGGAACGGTGATATTTATGAAGTGCAGCTGAAACTCATGTTCGCCAACCCGGTCGATATCGACGTCTGGGTTACCGGCGATGAGCTTTATGTACAGATCGGCAATCAGCGTAAAATCATTACGTTACCGATCAGCCTTACAGGACTCGAGCCAGGTGATGCGGTCTTCAAGGATAAATGGCTCCACATCCCGTTCGATCTCAACCATCAGGGCAAGCATCAGAATCAGAAAGAGTTTAACAAAGTGTGA
- a CDS encoding dihydroorotate dehydrogenase electron transfer subunit, with the protein MMQEIVPIADIPAAIISSRKISRDVSIITFESPEIAAAARPGNFVNIKVNASTQPLLRRPFSIHNVEGSTIDIMAKTVGCGTAILADSACGDTMQVLGPLGNGFTTSGSTFDTALLVSGGIGTAPMFFLEKKLTEQKTACINFIGGRTSEDLLRYNLSNCRIATDDGSEGFRGTVVDLLENDIGQMQENGRLKVFACGPNPMLKAVAAFCRKHNIPCEVSLESVMGCGIGICYGCSVEVTTPGGGTESILLCREGPVIDADRLVL; encoded by the coding sequence ATGATGCAAGAAATCGTACCGATCGCCGACATACCCGCCGCAATAATCTCTTCGCGAAAAATCAGCCGGGATGTCTCGATCATCACGTTCGAGAGCCCTGAAATAGCCGCGGCGGCACGTCCCGGCAATTTTGTGAATATCAAGGTAAACGCCTCAACACAGCCGCTGCTCAGACGCCCGTTTTCAATTCACAACGTCGAGGGCAGCACTATAGATATAATGGCCAAAACGGTTGGTTGCGGTACAGCGATTCTTGCCGATTCCGCATGCGGCGATACCATGCAGGTGCTCGGCCCGCTTGGCAACGGCTTCACTACTTCCGGGAGCACGTTCGACACCGCCCTGCTTGTCTCTGGTGGAATCGGCACCGCGCCGATGTTTTTTCTCGAGAAAAAACTCACCGAACAGAAAACCGCCTGCATTAACTTTATTGGCGGACGTACATCGGAAGACCTTCTGCGTTACAACCTTTCCAACTGCAGGATAGCTACCGATGACGGATCGGAAGGATTCAGAGGTACTGTCGTGGATCTGCTGGAAAACGATATCGGGCAGATGCAGGAAAACGGTCGGCTGAAAGTGTTTGCCTGCGGACCCAACCCGATGCTGAAAGCCGTTGCAGCATTCTGTCGAAAACACAATATCCCATGCGAGGTTTCTCTTGAATCGGTCATGGGATGCGGCATCGGCATCTGCTACGGCTGCTCCGTTGAAGTCACGACTCCCGGAGGAGGAACAGAATCCATTCTTCTCTGTCGGGAGGGCCCTGTCATTGATGCCGACCGTCTTGTTTTGTAA
- a CDS encoding single-stranded DNA-binding protein, translated as MAKGLNKVMLIGHLGNDPELRTTASGQSVSNFTVATSENFKDATGNWQDRTEWHRIVAWGKLAEICNQYLKKGRQVYIEGRLQTRSWDDSKSGEKRYATEIVCTDMQMLGSPKDQGGNSGYGDAGQSFDRPQYNQMPRETRQNPTDFSSQPSGPAIENEKDDLPF; from the coding sequence ATGGCTAAAGGACTCAATAAAGTAATGCTTATCGGCCACCTCGGCAACGATCCCGAACTGAGGACAACCGCATCGGGTCAATCGGTATCGAATTTTACCGTAGCGACCAGCGAAAACTTCAAGGATGCAACCGGAAACTGGCAGGACAGGACCGAATGGCACCGGATTGTCGCATGGGGAAAACTTGCTGAAATCTGTAATCAATACCTGAAAAAAGGGCGGCAGGTTTATATCGAAGGCCGTCTGCAGACCAGAAGCTGGGACGACAGCAAAAGCGGCGAAAAGCGATATGCCACTGAAATCGTATGCACCGACATGCAGATGCTCGGTTCGCCGAAAGATCAGGGAGGCAACAGCGGCTATGGCGATGCGGGACAATCTTTCGATCGCCCCCAGTACAACCAGATGCCGCGCGAAACGAGGCAAAACCCGACAGATTTCTCCTCACAGCCATCGGGGCCGGCTATTGAAAATGAAAAAGACGATCTGCCGTTCTGA
- the holA gene encoding DNA polymerase III subunit delta, producing MEALKKKILSGNIDAVNFFAGPEGYLKEELIGLIKGALFPSEADAAFNTTVFYGSDLNLGELASKASEYPMFTEKKLIVVRQFEKIKRTGSREQQKHYDDKFAAYIAHPADFTVLVLDTDTADKKELDKSPFKELKHLKIDFPAIRNPDLFATEQAKAAGWEFEPDALKLLTAYIQPSAREIAHEIDKIILYASSKHQGNSITAADIYDCVGISKTYNVFELEKALAEGNLRLCSGISLMIMEREGQKEGLGSIVRYMTTFFTRIWKLSVPEVRQSAPAEIARILGMYGKQEYFVRNYLGYAKVFSQQQTESAILALRETDAALKGLLPYSDERYLLLRLMQKILGKA from the coding sequence ATGGAAGCTCTGAAGAAAAAAATCCTTTCCGGAAACATCGACGCCGTTAATTTTTTCGCCGGTCCGGAAGGTTATCTCAAGGAAGAGCTCATCGGCCTCATAAAAGGCGCTCTTTTTCCTTCGGAGGCCGATGCCGCTTTCAACACAACCGTTTTTTACGGATCGGATCTGAACCTTGGCGAGCTGGCGTCAAAAGCTTCGGAGTACCCCATGTTCACCGAAAAGAAACTGATCGTTGTCAGGCAGTTCGAAAAAATCAAACGGACAGGGTCGCGAGAACAGCAAAAGCATTACGACGACAAGTTCGCCGCATATATAGCTCATCCAGCCGATTTCACGGTTCTTGTACTCGACACCGACACTGCCGATAAAAAAGAGCTGGACAAATCTCCCTTCAAAGAGCTGAAACATTTGAAGATCGACTTCCCGGCTATCCGCAATCCCGATCTCTTCGCAACCGAACAGGCAAAAGCTGCCGGATGGGAATTCGAACCGGACGCACTGAAACTCCTGACCGCCTATATTCAGCCCTCTGCACGGGAAATAGCCCACGAAATCGACAAAATAATTCTGTACGCGTCATCAAAGCATCAGGGAAACAGCATAACCGCGGCAGATATCTACGACTGTGTCGGCATATCGAAAACATACAATGTCTTTGAACTTGAAAAAGCTCTGGCGGAAGGTAACCTGCGGCTTTGCAGCGGCATTTCGCTCATGATCATGGAGCGGGAAGGACAGAAAGAGGGTCTGGGAAGCATTGTCCGCTACATGACAACTTTTTTTACGCGGATATGGAAGCTTTCCGTCCCTGAAGTGCGGCAGTCGGCCCCGGCGGAAATCGCCCGCATTCTTGGCATGTACGGAAAACAGGAATACTTCGTACGGAATTATCTCGGCTACGCGAAGGTGTTTTCACAACAGCAGACAGAATCGGCAATCCTTGCACTCAGGGAAACCGATGCGGCGCTCAAGGGGCTTCTTCCCTACTCCGACGAACGGTACCTGCTGCTCCGCCTGATGCAGAAAATCCTCGGAAAAGCGTAA
- a CDS encoding NAD-dependent epimerase/dehydratase family protein has translation MGKGAGVEKVLVTGSTGFIGKRLVAALLEKGFVVRVFLRNESVSEGLFPESVEVVRGGYHDRAALAAAVEGVQRIIHLAGVTKAADEAGFDSGNVYPAEQMLEAVKRYNPDLKRFLLVSSLAAAGPAREGSVGLRESDAPQPVSAYGQSKLRGEEVCLKRAGSVPVTIVRPPAVYGPGDRDILQIFQMMQKGMLVSAGNASKQRFSMIYVDDLVAGIIVAACAEKAAGRIYYLAAPRPYSWEDLIAAVKPAIGFSRLMRITLPKPLVFVLGAILGTFGAITGTLPLINRDKANELVQDFWVCSPDRAAAELGFHAETSLEDGAAKTVAWYRDKGWM, from the coding sequence ATGGGTAAAGGTGCGGGTGTTGAAAAAGTGCTGGTTACCGGTTCGACCGGGTTTATCGGAAAGCGGCTGGTTGCTGCCCTGCTGGAAAAAGGATTCGTTGTCCGGGTATTCCTTCGCAACGAGAGCGTTTCGGAAGGTCTTTTTCCGGAATCAGTAGAGGTGGTGCGCGGTGGCTACCATGATCGGGCAGCTCTTGCTGCGGCCGTGGAGGGCGTTCAGCGTATTATCCATCTTGCCGGGGTTACCAAGGCTGCCGATGAAGCCGGTTTTGATTCCGGCAATGTCTATCCTGCAGAGCAGATGCTTGAAGCCGTGAAGCGGTATAATCCCGATCTGAAGCGTTTTCTGCTGGTATCGTCTCTTGCTGCGGCCGGTCCGGCGCGTGAGGGAAGTGTCGGCCTGAGGGAGAGCGATGCCCCTCAGCCGGTGAGCGCTTACGGACAAAGCAAGCTCAGAGGCGAGGAGGTCTGCCTGAAACGTGCAGGTTCCGTTCCTGTAACCATTGTCAGGCCGCCGGCGGTATATGGTCCGGGAGACCGAGATATACTGCAGATTTTTCAGATGATGCAGAAAGGTATGCTTGTTTCCGCCGGCAATGCATCGAAGCAGCGTTTCAGTATGATCTATGTCGATGATCTTGTCGCCGGTATCATCGTCGCAGCCTGCGCGGAAAAGGCGGCAGGGCGGATATATTACCTGGCCGCTCCACGGCCGTATTCGTGGGAGGATCTCATTGCCGCCGTAAAGCCGGCTATTGGGTTCAGCCGACTGATGAGAATTACGCTTCCCAAACCTCTGGTGTTTGTGCTTGGCGCCATTCTTGGCACATTCGGAGCCATAACCGGAACGCTGCCGCTGATCAATCGCGACAAAGCCAATGAACTTGTTCAGGATTTCTGGGTCTGTTCTCCTGACCGGGCGGCAGCGGAACTTGGTTTTCATGCTGAAACCTCGCTTGAGGATGGGGCGGCCAAAACGGTTGCCTGGTATCGGGATAAGGGGTGGATGTAG
- a CDS encoding aminotransferase class I/II-fold pyridoxal phosphate-dependent enzyme, which yields MDKPKDLFKKCFDFTLADEVKAQGIYPFFHPIDETEGPVVSFNGRKLVMAGSNNYLGLTSDPRVKQASINAINKYGTSCSGSRYMTGTVNLHIELEEKLADYFEKERCLLFSTGYQTGQGIIPTLVQRGEYIVSDRDNHASLVAASIMAQGGGANLVRYNHNNMEDLERVLQKIPESAGRMIVSDGVFSVSGEIVDLPALVALAKKYNARTVIDDAHAVGVIGKGGRGTPSEFGLVDEVDLIMGTFSKTFGSLGGYVVGDRSVINYIKHNASSLIFSASPTPASVAAVLATLDILHHEPELMVRLVANTDYVRQGLLKAGFKLMPSRTAIVTVLISDQMKTLVFWKKLFDAGVYVNAFIRPGVMPGHEALRTSFMATHERHHLDKVITEFCTIGKELGVI from the coding sequence GTGGATAAACCGAAAGATCTGTTTAAGAAATGTTTTGATTTCACCCTGGCCGACGAAGTAAAGGCTCAGGGGATATACCCTTTTTTTCATCCTATCGATGAAACCGAAGGTCCGGTCGTCTCTTTCAACGGCCGCAAGCTGGTCATGGCCGGTTCCAACAACTACCTTGGCCTGACTTCCGATCCTCGAGTCAAGCAGGCATCGATCAATGCCATAAACAAATACGGCACCAGCTGCAGCGGATCGCGCTACATGACCGGCACCGTAAACCTGCACATTGAACTCGAAGAAAAACTCGCCGACTATTTCGAAAAAGAGCGCTGCCTGCTTTTCAGCACCGGCTACCAGACCGGCCAGGGTATTATACCGACCCTGGTGCAAAGAGGAGAATACATCGTCTCGGATCGCGATAACCATGCGAGCCTTGTAGCCGCCTCGATTATGGCGCAGGGCGGCGGAGCCAACCTTGTCCGCTATAATCACAACAACATGGAAGATCTGGAGCGGGTGCTTCAGAAAATTCCGGAATCGGCAGGCAGAATGATTGTCTCCGACGGCGTCTTCTCAGTTTCAGGTGAAATCGTCGATCTTCCGGCTCTCGTCGCGCTGGCAAAAAAATACAATGCCCGAACCGTCATCGATGATGCCCACGCCGTAGGGGTTATCGGAAAAGGCGGAAGAGGAACTCCCTCCGAATTCGGTCTCGTCGATGAAGTTGACCTTATCATGGGCACCTTCTCGAAAACATTCGGCTCTCTCGGCGGTTATGTGGTCGGCGACAGATCGGTCATAAACTATATCAAGCATAACGCATCGTCGCTTATTTTCAGCGCTTCGCCAACCCCGGCAAGCGTTGCCGCAGTGCTTGCCACGCTTGACATTCTCCACCATGAACCCGAGCTCATGGTACGTCTTGTCGCAAACACCGACTACGTGCGCCAGGGACTGCTCAAGGCAGGCTTCAAGCTCATGCCGTCACGCACGGCAATTGTCACTGTACTCATCAGCGACCAGATGAAAACACTGGTATTCTGGAAAAAACTGTTCGATGCAGGCGTGTACGTAAACGCCTTCATCCGTCCGGGCGTCATGCCTGGCCACGAAGCGCTCCGCACCAGCTTCATGGCCACCCATGAACGCCATCACCTCGACAAGGTCATCACCGAATTCTGCACGATAGGTAAAGAACTCGGCGTTATCTGA
- a CDS encoding TonB-dependent receptor, which translates to MKTKNAQAYPLVRFVLSAFCLLALLVPLPSYGADTGSVKGKIIDKADGEGVYGASVTVAGTTIGTATDMNGNFTISGVPAKQQKISVSIVGYAPASQVVSVGAGQTAVVNLSLGQTTIMASEVVVGAALYKQDRLDVPTTTNVVSKEKIREEPNPSLDKNLETVPGVNINRSSGYSASTVQIRGSNTFQGGGIGTRVAAFYDGIPLSTPETGGIVWTNINMNSADKIEVVKGASTTLYGSGAMGGVVSVAGHLPDKFEVKAGASAGFYDKTPAEDQSAYRDGYTPWLWNTYVGIGNKSGKWNYSLLYSHSEDDGYRENSQTLLNDVKLKARYDIDATQYLQLSASYSETEAGYVSTWPYDIVGSGTFVAKPQFAYDLADSVYADDIVKRKDILAGLTYSNMLSDKLTLEARMYYTYNKYRIDYNPTSVTQLYPYLYPGSIYNGFIYNRDPGEFNENRSSRYGAGVKLDWRVADSHRLLFGVDGNIVDVESTQYTSGLPVAGEFGSIQEKNAAVFVQDEWKITDRLTALLSLRYDWSGIDADEVTFRDYSVTPGNNNDGPILTQSIENPSVDAISPRIALNYKAMDDMSFRASWGKSFRAPTLAERFVRDAGLFMGNPNPALDKETMTGWEVGVYKQFGDKLSLDISAYLNDYDNLIESRNLNTATGFPVVFEYQNIAKARIWGIETSLNYRPNNHWNFSLGYAYMNAKDKTGDAASLAGNDNPDPEWLAYRPEHTGSASVNWKANDDLTLNLTGRYVGKYKAVSTYPNPEGDNYPGDFVVFNLGMKYQLTENISTTLLCKNIGNVQYEEAEWFRAPGRSFVLGVDLTY; encoded by the coding sequence ATGAAAACAAAAAATGCGCAAGCGTACCCCCTTGTCCGTTTTGTGCTTTCAGCATTCTGCCTGCTGGCGCTGCTGGTGCCGCTCCCCTCATATGGAGCCGATACCGGATCGGTAAAAGGCAAAATCATCGACAAAGCTGACGGGGAGGGCGTTTACGGAGCATCAGTAACCGTAGCAGGAACAACCATCGGTACCGCTACCGACATGAATGGCAACTTCACCATCAGCGGTGTACCCGCAAAACAGCAGAAAATTTCCGTCTCCATCGTCGGCTACGCACCCGCGAGTCAGGTCGTGAGCGTCGGCGCAGGCCAGACCGCAGTTGTAAACCTCTCGCTCGGCCAGACCACCATCATGGCCTCGGAAGTGGTTGTCGGCGCCGCGCTCTACAAACAGGACCGCCTCGACGTGCCCACAACCACCAACGTGGTGTCGAAGGAAAAAATCAGGGAGGAACCCAACCCCTCTCTCGACAAAAACCTTGAAACCGTTCCGGGCGTCAACATCAATCGTTCGAGCGGTTACAGCGCTTCGACGGTGCAGATCCGCGGATCCAATACCTTCCAGGGCGGCGGAATCGGCACCCGCGTAGCGGCCTTCTACGACGGTATTCCGCTCAGCACGCCTGAAACCGGCGGCATCGTCTGGACTAACATCAACATGAACTCGGCCGACAAGATCGAGGTCGTCAAGGGCGCATCGACCACCCTCTACGGCTCAGGAGCCATGGGCGGCGTCGTGAGCGTGGCCGGCCACCTGCCCGACAAATTTGAGGTGAAGGCTGGCGCGAGCGCGGGCTTCTACGACAAGACGCCGGCCGAAGACCAAAGCGCATACCGCGACGGTTACACCCCGTGGCTCTGGAACACCTACGTCGGCATCGGCAACAAGAGCGGCAAGTGGAACTACAGCCTGCTCTACTCGCATAGCGAAGACGACGGCTACCGTGAAAACTCGCAGACCCTGCTGAACGACGTCAAACTGAAGGCGCGCTACGACATCGACGCCACCCAGTACCTGCAGCTTTCGGCATCCTACAGTGAAACCGAAGCCGGCTATGTCAGCACTTGGCCGTACGACATTGTTGGAAGCGGCACATTTGTCGCTAAGCCGCAGTTTGCCTACGACCTCGCCGATTCGGTTTACGCCGACGACATCGTCAAGAGGAAGGACATCCTTGCCGGCCTGACCTACTCGAACATGCTGAGCGACAAGCTGACCCTTGAAGCGAGAATGTACTACACCTACAACAAGTACCGGATAGATTACAACCCGACCTCTGTTACTCAGCTCTATCCGTATCTCTATCCGGGATCCATATACAATGGGTTCATCTATAACCGCGATCCCGGCGAATTCAACGAGAACCGTTCGAGCCGTTACGGCGCAGGCGTGAAACTCGACTGGCGTGTGGCCGACAGCCACCGGCTGCTCTTCGGCGTGGACGGCAACATCGTTGACGTCGAATCGACCCAGTACACCTCAGGCCTGCCTGTAGCGGGAGAGTTCGGATCCATTCAGGAGAAAAACGCCGCAGTCTTCGTGCAGGACGAGTGGAAGATCACCGACCGCCTGACCGCCCTGCTCTCGCTCCGCTACGACTGGAGCGGCATTGATGCCGATGAGGTGACATTCAGGGACTACTCGGTTACTCCGGGTAATAATAACGACGGTCCTATTCTGACCCAGTCCATCGAGAACCCTTCGGTCGACGCCATCAGCCCGCGTATCGCCCTCAACTACAAGGCCATGGACGACATGAGCTTCCGCGCCTCGTGGGGCAAGAGCTTCCGCGCGCCGACGCTCGCCGAGCGGTTCGTGCGTGACGCAGGCCTCTTCATGGGCAACCCGAACCCGGCGCTCGACAAGGAGACCATGACCGGATGGGAAGTGGGCGTATATAAGCAGTTCGGCGACAAGCTTTCGCTGGACATCTCCGCCTACCTGAACGACTACGACAACCTGATCGAATCAAGAAACCTTAATACAGCTACAGGCTTTCCTGTTGTTTTCGAATACCAGAACATCGCGAAAGCGCGCATCTGGGGCATCGAAACCAGCCTGAACTACCGGCCTAACAACCACTGGAACTTCAGCCTCGGCTACGCCTACATGAACGCCAAGGACAAGACCGGCGACGCCGCATCTCTTGCCGGCAACGACAACCCCGATCCCGAGTGGCTGGCCTATCGTCCCGAGCACACCGGCTCGGCAAGCGTGAACTGGAAAGCCAACGACGACCTGACGCTGAACCTGACCGGACGGTACGTCGGCAAGTACAAGGCCGTGAGCACCTACCCGAACCCCGAGGGTGATAACTACCCCGGCGACTTCGTGGTGTTCAACCTCGGCATGAAGTACCAGCTTACCGAGAACATCAGCACCACCCTGCTCTGCAAGAACATCGGCAACGTGCAGTATGAAGAAGCCGAATGGTTCCGCGCTCCGGGCAGAAGCTTCGTACTCGGTGTTGACCTGACCTACTGA